The proteins below come from a single Larimichthys crocea isolate SSNF chromosome II, L_crocea_2.0, whole genome shotgun sequence genomic window:
- the LOC104926203 gene encoding polyhomeotic-like protein 3 isoform X2, whose protein sequence is MAHVYQYQAVFPLLNLCVTWEMDRQSPGEKQADTNRTVATATTPTTSAAVTMATVSPSSSTTCTQAPPTSLSIISPDRQAVQVIHNAIHRPQSMAAQYLHQMYAAQQQHIMLRTAALQQHQHTPHLQSLATIQQASVCQRQSPSSSGGSLIHQPAGVSQNSITLPASPVTAQLIGRTQTSTGAATTISQQAMLLGNRPANCNQAQMYLRTQMLILTPAATVATVQSDLPAVTSLPTSSQVQNLALRAHLPGALATAHSVILKPSAQSQALTPASSLSKTAICSLKTNQLTDTSTETGSTDATRQASGHQIITPAYSPVQTHALVKQQLSCPPGQRMAHHQLILQQATGGASNHRQLQPIALRVAPQESNSNPLPLSVKKLTTPTSQSQTNNDRQTPASFSSSSASSSVTSVFASSAQTSIPAAAVQPQPPPLVAAPQRRTSFPQMQNHPPPPPPPLVLPRLPQNPPASLQRLSLHSVQALAVQSGRVMLTEQELPVAEALVQMPYQNLPPPQTVAVDLKVHPVRRNETPSSGQTRKVNGLNSEERKGESSPSPQRDRTPTSLTGPPKQNGAAVASSSIVSSRSVVRSTEVEEPSQLTTTCSSSSSSNNSSNPPPPSPPLPPPILPAAVRGPSQPPSSPASLPGSPDRILTTHVLTHLVEGFVIREGLEPFPVVPSSLLADQQASLPESQEIQTNGDATGEDSPLDADQSDSSDSEMENDGPAADVAELGESVAGVLQCEFCGSRGYAHTFLRSKRFCSMTCVRRFSVSCTKRITMLRAGRWGHRPMGRRGRPPSRVNGASREHFLRQAHRSFSSEEAHEDQEEEDDDEPPVPMTTRLRKQAEREREREREQERQQEEQRMTETISVSDGEEEEEEDEEEEGEDVGCPSQWNVEQVFSYINSLPGGQDVAQEFRSQEIDGQALLLLTEDHLVSTMNLKLGPALKLCAHINSLKDA, encoded by the exons ATGGCCCATGTCTATCAATATCAGGCAG TTTTCCCATTACTGAATCTCTGTGTGACCTGGGAGATGGATAGGCAGAGCCCAGGAGAGAAGCAGGCAGACACTAATAGGACTGTAGCCACCgccaccacccccaccacatCAGCTGccgtcaccatggcaacagtcagccccagcagcagcaccacgtGCACCCAGGCGCCCCCCACTTCCCTCAGCATCATCTCGCCCGACAGACAGGCAGTCCAG GTGATCCACAATGCCATCCACCGACCTCAGAGCATGGCGGCCCAGTACCTGCACCAGATGTACgcagcccagcagcagcacatcatGCTGCGGACAGCAGCcctgcagcagcaccagcacacCCCCCATCTGCAGAGCCTGGCCACCATACAGCAG GCTTCAGTCTGTCAGAGGCAGTCGCCTTCGTCATCCGGTGGTAGTTTGATTCATCAGCCCGCCGGCGTTTCTCAAAACTCT ATTACTTTACCAGCATCTCCAGTGACAGCACAGCTGATTGGCCGAACCCAAACATCCACTGGTGCTGCGACCACCATATCCCAGCAGGCCATGCTCCTGGGAAACAGACCGGCCAACTGTAACCAAGCTCAGATGTACCTTCGCACTCAGATG CTTATTCTAACCCCTGCAGCCACGGTGGCTACAGTTCAATCAGACCTCCCTGCTGTCACCTCCTTACCTACCTCCTCTCAG GTGCAGAATCTAGCTCTGCGTGCCCACTTGCCTGGAGCTCTGGCTACAGCCCACAGTGTGATTTTAAAGCCATCCGCCCAGTCCCAAGCTCTGACTCCAGCCTCCTCTTTATCCAAGACGGCAATCTGCTCACTGAAGACCAACCAGCTGACCGACACCTCAACGGAAACAGGATCGACTGATGCCACCCGGCAGGCCTCGGGACATCAGATCATAACCCCAG CCTACTCTCCGGTGCAGACCCACGCTCTGGTCAAGCAGCAGCTGTCCTGTCCACCAGGCCAGCGGATGGCGCACCACCAGCTCATCCTCCAGCAGGCAACAGGAGGAGCTTCAAACCACAGGCAGCTCCAGCCCATTGCCCTCAGAGTAGCACCTCAAGAAAGCAACTCCaaccctcttcctctttcagtaAAAAAACTGACCACCCCGACCTCGCAGTCACAGACCAACAATGACCGCCAAACacctgcttctttttcttcttcttctgcctcttcATCTGTCACCAGTGTGTTCGCATCATCAGCTCAGACCTCAATCCCAGCCGCCGCAGTccagcctcagcctcctcctctggtAGCCGCTCCGCAGCGTCGGACTTCATTCCCACAAATGCAGAACCaccccccgcctcctcctccacctctggtTCTCCCTAGGCTACCCCAGAATCCCCCAGCCTCCCTCCAGAGGCTGTCCCTGCACTCAGTCCAGGCTTTGGCTGTCCAGTCGGGTCGGGTGATGCTGACAGAGCAGGAGCTGCCTGTTGCGGAGGCTCTGGTCCAGATGCCCTACCAGAACCTTCCACCTCCTCAGACGGTGGCTGTTGATCTGAAAGTGCATCCGGTCAGACGCAATGAAACACCATCA TCAGGGCAAACACGCAAAGTGAATGGACTGAActcagaggagaggaaaggtgaaTCTTCTCCAAGCCCACAAAGAGACAGGACGCCAACATCGCTCACTGGACCTCCTAAACAGAATGGTGCAG CCGTGGCTTCATCCTCTATCGTATCCAGTCGCTCGGTGGTCAGGTCAACAGAGGTGGAAGAGCCGTCCCAGCTCACcaccacctgcagcagcagcagcagcagcaacaacagcagcaaccctcctcctccatcccctcctctacctcctcccaTCCTCCCAGCAGCAGTAAGAGGCCCCAGCCAGCCCCCCTCGTCCCCAGCCAGCCTCCCAGGGAGCCCTGATAGGATCCTTACAACCCACGTCCTCACACACCTCGTAGAGGGCTTCGTTATCCGAGAAGGCCTGGAGCCATTCCCg GTGGTCCCCTCGTCGCTGTTAGCAGACCAGCAGGCGTCACTTCCTGAATCCCAGGAGATACAAACCAATGGGGACGCAACAGGAGAGGACAGTCCTCTGGATGCTGACCAGTCAGATTCATCAGACTCTGAGATGGAAAACGACGGCCCGGCAGCAGATG TTGCAGAGCTCGGGGAGAGTGTTGCAGGCGTCCTGCAGTGTGAGTTCTGTGGCAGCAGAGGTTACGCTCACACGTTTCTACGCTCCAAACGTTTCTGCTCCATGACATGTGTCAGAag GTTCAGTGTGAGCTGCACCAAGCGTATCACCATGCTGAGAGCAGGCCGCTGGGGTCACAGGCCTATGGGCAGGAGAGGACGACCCCCCAGCAGAGTCAATGGAGCCTCCAGAGAACATTTTCTGAGACAG GCTCACAGATCGTTCAGCTCCGAGGAGGCCCACGAAGaccaggaggaagaagacgacgaTGAGCCTCCCGTTCCCATGACAACCCGTCTCCGTAAACAGgctgagagagagcgagagagggagcgagagcaggagagacagcaggaggagcagaggatgaCGGAAACGATCAGCGTTTCTGacggagaagaagaggaagaggaagacgaagaagaagaaggagaggacgTCGGCTGTCCGTCTCAGTGGAACGTAGAACAAGTGTTTTCTTATATCAACTCCCTGCCAG GCGGTCAGGACGTAGCCCAGGAGTTTCGCTCCCAGGAAATAGATGGACAGGCTCTGCTGCTCCTCACAGAGGACCACCTGGTCAGCACCATGAACCTTAAACTGGGACCTGCACTGAAACTCTGTGCACACATTAACTCTTTGAAAGATGCATAA
- the LOC104926203 gene encoding polyhomeotic-like protein 3 isoform X4 encodes MDRQSPGEKQADTNRTVATATTPTTSAAVTMATVSPSSSTTCTQAPPTSLSIISPDRQAVQVIHNAIHRPQSMAAQYLHQMYAAQQQHIMLRTAALQQHQHTPHLQSLATIQQASVCQRQSPSSSGGSLIHQPAGVSQNSITLPASPVTAQLIGRTQTSTGAATTISQQAMLLGNRPANCNQAQMYLRTQMLILTPAATVATVQSDLPAVTSLPTSSQVQNLALRAHLPGALATAHSVILKPSAQSQALTPASSLSKTAICSLKTNQLTDTSTETGSTDATRQASGHQIITPAYSPVQTHALVKQQLSCPPGQRMAHHQLILQQATGGASNHRQLQPIALRVAPQESNSNPLPLSVKKLTTPTSQSQTNNDRQTPASFSSSSASSSVTSVFASSAQTSIPAAAVQPQPPPLVAAPQRRTSFPQMQNHPPPPPPPLVLPRLPQNPPASLQRLSLHSVQALAVQSGRVMLTEQELPVAEALVQMPYQNLPPPQTVAVDLKVHPVRRNETPSSGQTRKVNGLNSEERKGESSPSPQRDRTPTSLTGPPKQNGAAAVASSSIVSSRSVVRSTEVEEPSQLTTTCSSSSSSNNSSNPPPPSPPLPPPILPAAVRGPSQPPSSPASLPGSPDRILTTHVLTHLVEGFVIREGLEPFPVVPSSLLADQQASLPESQEIQTNGDATGEDSPLDADQSDSSDSEMENDGPAADVAELGESVAGVLQCEFCGSRGYAHTFLRSKRFCSMTCVRRFSVSCTKRITMLRAGRWGHRPMGRRGRPPSRVNGASREHFLRQAHRSFSSEEAHEDQEEEDDDEPPVPMTTRLRKQAEREREREREQERQQEEQRMTETISVSDGEEEEEEDEEEEGEDVGCPSQWNVEQVFSYINSLPGGQDVAQEFRSQEIDGQALLLLTEDHLVSTMNLKLGPALKLCAHINSLKDA; translated from the exons ATGGATAGGCAGAGCCCAGGAGAGAAGCAGGCAGACACTAATAGGACTGTAGCCACCgccaccacccccaccacatCAGCTGccgtcaccatggcaacagtcagccccagcagcagcaccacgtGCACCCAGGCGCCCCCCACTTCCCTCAGCATCATCTCGCCCGACAGACAGGCAGTCCAG GTGATCCACAATGCCATCCACCGACCTCAGAGCATGGCGGCCCAGTACCTGCACCAGATGTACgcagcccagcagcagcacatcatGCTGCGGACAGCAGCcctgcagcagcaccagcacacCCCCCATCTGCAGAGCCTGGCCACCATACAGCAG GCTTCAGTCTGTCAGAGGCAGTCGCCTTCGTCATCCGGTGGTAGTTTGATTCATCAGCCCGCCGGCGTTTCTCAAAACTCT ATTACTTTACCAGCATCTCCAGTGACAGCACAGCTGATTGGCCGAACCCAAACATCCACTGGTGCTGCGACCACCATATCCCAGCAGGCCATGCTCCTGGGAAACAGACCGGCCAACTGTAACCAAGCTCAGATGTACCTTCGCACTCAGATG CTTATTCTAACCCCTGCAGCCACGGTGGCTACAGTTCAATCAGACCTCCCTGCTGTCACCTCCTTACCTACCTCCTCTCAG GTGCAGAATCTAGCTCTGCGTGCCCACTTGCCTGGAGCTCTGGCTACAGCCCACAGTGTGATTTTAAAGCCATCCGCCCAGTCCCAAGCTCTGACTCCAGCCTCCTCTTTATCCAAGACGGCAATCTGCTCACTGAAGACCAACCAGCTGACCGACACCTCAACGGAAACAGGATCGACTGATGCCACCCGGCAGGCCTCGGGACATCAGATCATAACCCCAG CCTACTCTCCGGTGCAGACCCACGCTCTGGTCAAGCAGCAGCTGTCCTGTCCACCAGGCCAGCGGATGGCGCACCACCAGCTCATCCTCCAGCAGGCAACAGGAGGAGCTTCAAACCACAGGCAGCTCCAGCCCATTGCCCTCAGAGTAGCACCTCAAGAAAGCAACTCCaaccctcttcctctttcagtaAAAAAACTGACCACCCCGACCTCGCAGTCACAGACCAACAATGACCGCCAAACacctgcttctttttcttcttcttctgcctcttcATCTGTCACCAGTGTGTTCGCATCATCAGCTCAGACCTCAATCCCAGCCGCCGCAGTccagcctcagcctcctcctctggtAGCCGCTCCGCAGCGTCGGACTTCATTCCCACAAATGCAGAACCaccccccgcctcctcctccacctctggtTCTCCCTAGGCTACCCCAGAATCCCCCAGCCTCCCTCCAGAGGCTGTCCCTGCACTCAGTCCAGGCTTTGGCTGTCCAGTCGGGTCGGGTGATGCTGACAGAGCAGGAGCTGCCTGTTGCGGAGGCTCTGGTCCAGATGCCCTACCAGAACCTTCCACCTCCTCAGACGGTGGCTGTTGATCTGAAAGTGCATCCGGTCAGACGCAATGAAACACCATCA TCAGGGCAAACACGCAAAGTGAATGGACTGAActcagaggagaggaaaggtgaaTCTTCTCCAAGCCCACAAAGAGACAGGACGCCAACATCGCTCACTGGACCTCCTAAACAGAATGGTGCAG CAGCCGTGGCTTCATCCTCTATCGTATCCAGTCGCTCGGTGGTCAGGTCAACAGAGGTGGAAGAGCCGTCCCAGCTCACcaccacctgcagcagcagcagcagcagcaacaacagcagcaaccctcctcctccatcccctcctctacctcctcccaTCCTCCCAGCAGCAGTAAGAGGCCCCAGCCAGCCCCCCTCGTCCCCAGCCAGCCTCCCAGGGAGCCCTGATAGGATCCTTACAACCCACGTCCTCACACACCTCGTAGAGGGCTTCGTTATCCGAGAAGGCCTGGAGCCATTCCCg GTGGTCCCCTCGTCGCTGTTAGCAGACCAGCAGGCGTCACTTCCTGAATCCCAGGAGATACAAACCAATGGGGACGCAACAGGAGAGGACAGTCCTCTGGATGCTGACCAGTCAGATTCATCAGACTCTGAGATGGAAAACGACGGCCCGGCAGCAGATG TTGCAGAGCTCGGGGAGAGTGTTGCAGGCGTCCTGCAGTGTGAGTTCTGTGGCAGCAGAGGTTACGCTCACACGTTTCTACGCTCCAAACGTTTCTGCTCCATGACATGTGTCAGAag GTTCAGTGTGAGCTGCACCAAGCGTATCACCATGCTGAGAGCAGGCCGCTGGGGTCACAGGCCTATGGGCAGGAGAGGACGACCCCCCAGCAGAGTCAATGGAGCCTCCAGAGAACATTTTCTGAGACAG GCTCACAGATCGTTCAGCTCCGAGGAGGCCCACGAAGaccaggaggaagaagacgacgaTGAGCCTCCCGTTCCCATGACAACCCGTCTCCGTAAACAGgctgagagagagcgagagagggagcgagagcaggagagacagcaggaggagcagaggatgaCGGAAACGATCAGCGTTTCTGacggagaagaagaggaagaggaagacgaagaagaagaaggagaggacgTCGGCTGTCCGTCTCAGTGGAACGTAGAACAAGTGTTTTCTTATATCAACTCCCTGCCAG GCGGTCAGGACGTAGCCCAGGAGTTTCGCTCCCAGGAAATAGATGGACAGGCTCTGCTGCTCCTCACAGAGGACCACCTGGTCAGCACCATGAACCTTAAACTGGGACCTGCACTGAAACTCTGTGCACACATTAACTCTTTGAAAGATGCATAA